The nucleotide sequence aaaaaaaaaaactagtatGCATATTGGTCGATGGAAACTCGGCCGTGGGCATGCCGGACTCTGAGCAACATCCCTATCCCCCTACGATATATAGATTGATCAACGCCACGAGAGCGAGAGGATCCTATACAAGAAAGggatggccgcggcggcggcggcgattgctGCGAGGCTCGGCGCGTGCGGCCGGGCGCTGCTCCTGCGAACGCCTTTGCCCCGCCTCGCCCAGTACAGGACATGCACGCCGGAGCAGATGAGAGCCGCCGCAGCCCGTGCCGCGCAAATCAACATGACCAAGGAGCAGCTCTTCGACATGGTCCATGGCCTTGTTAGTAGCACCCACGATGTTCCCCACAAGAAGGACCCGCGCAACTTGCTGCTCATGCAGCAACTCTCCTCGCAGATCAAGCCTAGACCCAAGGACCCTGTCTGGTAAACATAACTCACTACTATCACACTACCTATTTTATTTATGACTACAAATTGTTTGATTACACATATTGTTTCAAGCAGTACGTATTCCTTTGTTTCCAGATATTTATTCATGGTTGTAAGTTGTAATATGCATGTATGAATTATGATCATATGGAGAATTCACCACTTTCCCTACATGGATGGATGGACTACGTCTTTgagaaatcaaaaaatatgtttcttcttatgttcttctGGCTCTGATCATTCATCAGATCTGCATTGTATTGTATTGTAGGCGGGTCTGCCGACGCACCGAAAGATGCAATACTTTCTTCAAGTTTCTGGGGGTGGCTACTTCTGGCATTTTGGGCGTAACTGGCATCCATGCCTTGCTCTCAAAAGTAGACCCGCAACCAAATAAGTCGGTTGCTGACTGGTGGAATAAAGTTACCAGCTAGCTGGATCGACCATCTTGCCGACATATCTTCGACAAAAATATCAGGCTGAATATGTGTATTTCAAGTCTACGGAATAAATATGTTGGTGATCGCCAAGTGGACTAGCTTTGAGGTTTATAGTAGTAATTAGCTTACCTAGTAGGTTTATGAAAGGACTGTCCATCTTTTATCGGTTCCTAAGCCCTATATTTGCATGGTTCCTACCAGCTGTAACAAGTTGAACGTATTTGTGAGTAAGTTTTTTTAACTTTCATGGTTACCATATCAATTTAACAATGCTACATTGCTACTTTCTGTGATGATTGGTTATTTGTGTGTATAAATGAACAAAGGTAGTTGCATTATCATTTATAGCACACAAAACACTAGAATTGGTTCATTGCAAAAACCTGTTAATGTCGGTGTTTCCATGCCCAAGAATGACGCGGAAGTACTCCCAAGATTGTCAAGAAGTTGCAATCTAGGGGACACCAAGTTTCTCCTCCCGGGCACATCTACACCcgggtgtgaacagtaaaatcatttaaaatagaaaaaaaaaatctGATTTCCTTTTTTGTGGTGCAAGATGGTCGAATGTGTGATGCCCAT is from Triticum aestivum cultivar Chinese Spring chromosome 1B, IWGSC CS RefSeq v2.1, whole genome shotgun sequence and encodes:
- the LOC123101906 gene encoding uncharacterized protein; protein product: MAAAAAAIAARLGACGRALLLRTPLPRLAQYRTCTPEQMRAAAARAAQINMTKEQLFDMVHGLVSSTHDVPHKKDPRNLLLMQQLSSQIKPRPKDPVWRVCRRTERCNTFFKFLGVATSGILGVTGIHALLSKVDPQPNKSVADWWNKVTS